One Miscanthus floridulus cultivar M001 chromosome 11, ASM1932011v1, whole genome shotgun sequence DNA window includes the following coding sequences:
- the LOC136493663 gene encoding peroxisomal 2,4-dienoyl-CoA reductase [(3E)-enoyl-CoA-producing]-like: MGRRREVLDKAVAALRSEGLTAVGFDGDVRKQEDAARVIAATVEHFGKLDILVNGAAGNFLASPEDLKPKGFQTVLDIDTVGTYTMCYEALKYLKKGGPGRVPSSGGLIINISATLQYTAAWYQIHVSAAKAGVDSITRSLALEWGTDYDIKVNGIAPGPIQDTPGMRKLAPEEMSKEKRETMPLFKLGEKWDIAMAALYLASDAGKYVNGAIIIVDGGLWLSRPRHIPKEEVKALSKVVEKKVRASGVGVPSSKL, from the exons GCTGTTGGTTTTGATGGAGATGTCCGCAAGCAAGAGGATGCTGCCAGAGTGATTGCAGCAACGGTTGAGCATTTCGGCAAGCTGGACATTCTTGTCAATGGTGCTGCTGGCAACTTCCTTGCCTCCCCAGAGGATTTGAAGCCCAAGGGATTCCAAACTG TTCTTGACATTGACACTGTGGGTACATACACAATGTGTTATGAAGCCCTCAAGTATCTCAAAAAGGGTGGACCAGGGAGAGTTCCTTCCTCTGGTGGCCTTATCATTAACATAAGCGCTACGCTGCAATACACGGCAGCCTGGTACCAAATTCATGTCTCTGCCGCCAAG GCAGGTGTTGATAGTATCACAAGATCATTGGCTCTGGAATGGGGAACAGATTACGACATTAAAGTAAATGGAATTGCACCTGGACCAATTCAAGACACTCCAGGAATGAGGAAACTTGCGCCTGAAGAAATGAGCAAGGAGAAACGAGAAACGATGCCATTATTTAAGCTTGGGGAGAAATGGGACATAGCAATGGCCGCACTCTATCTAGCTTCTGATGCAG GAAAATATGTAAATGGGGCTATAATTATTGTTGACGGAGGCCTTTGGTTGAGTCGGCCTCGCCATATTCCCAAGGAGGAAGTGAAGGCACTCTCTAAAGTTGTCGAGAAGAAGGTTAGGGCCTCTGGTGTTGGGGTGCCATCCAGCAAATTGTGA
- the LOC136492329 gene encoding sialyltransferase-like protein 2, protein MKRRRLPSVLFLLALALLSLAFRRYLSLPLPIGASWFAGGSDALLRRLAAIDVGGDQILAEVAALLANSGILLGSRRGTQIDAHDLVIRLNNARVAGFARNVGAQTGISFVNSNILHRCAVRSAVTTPGCGCHTYGRTVPLAMYVCQPAHLLDALICNATATPESPFPLLVIDARLGALCARIAKYYSMRCFVAATGQPPSNWTRSHDERYFHYLSALQAVVMVLGACEVR, encoded by the coding sequence ATGAAGCGCCGCCGCCTCCCGTccgtcctcttcctcctcgcgcTCGCGCTCCTGTCCCTCGCCTTCCGCCGCTacctctccctccccctccccaTAGGCGCGTCCTGGTTCGCCGGGGGCAGCGACGCGCTGCTCCGGCGCCTCGCGGCCATCGACGTCGGCGGGGACCAGATCCTAGCCGAGGTGGCGGCGCTGCTCGCCAACAGTGGCATCCTCCTGGGGTCCCGTCGGGGCACGCAGATCGACGCGCACGACCTCGTCATCCGCCTCAACAACGCCCGCGTCGCGGGCTTCGCGCGCAACGTCGGCGCCCAGACGGGGATCTCCTTCGTCAACTCCAACATCCTCCACCGCTGCGCCGTCCGCTCCGCCGTCACCACGCCCGGATGCGGTTGCCACACCTATGGCCGCACCGTCCCGCTCGCAATGTACGTCTGCCAGCCCGCGCACCTCCTCGACGCGCTCATCTGCAACGCCACGGCCACGCCAGAGTCCCCGTTCCCGCTCCTCGTCATCGACGCGCGCCTCGGCGCGCTGTGCGCGCGCATCGCCAAGTACTACTCGATGCGCTGCTTCGTGGCCGCCACGGGGCAGCCGCCCAGCAACTGGACCCGAAGCCACGACGAGAGGTACTTCCACTACTTGTCGGCCCTGCAGGCGGTGGTCATGGTGCTCGGGGCGTGCGAGGTGAGGTGA